In Thermococcus sp. 21S7, the genomic window ACGGCATGCTTCAGCGCAAACCTCTTGTCCATTACGCCGACTCCCTCAGTCCTCTCGAAGGTGATGTAGTTGTCGAAGAGTATCTCATCGAAGTCCTTAAGCTTGCCCTTGAGGTATTCGACCGTGTCGCGGAGCTGGCGGAGCCATTTGTCACCGGGTATGTCCCTCCTGACTCCTCCGGGCACGGTGTAGATGTGGTAGACCCTACCGCCTGTGAGCTCCTCGAAGAGGCGCATGAACCTCTCACGATAGGCTGCAGCCCACTGGCCCGCTGTATAGAGACCTATCTCGTTTCCAAAGCCCATTATCCAGAACATCCAGGCGCTCATCCTGGCCATTTCGAGGACTACCGTCCTTATCCACTGGGCCCTCTCCGGAACCTCCCAGCCGACTATCTCGTCAACTGCCATGGAGTAGATGTTCTCCGGCACGTCGCTCTCCGGAACACATATACGGAGGAGCAGGGCGATGTTGGTGAAATAGGGCCTCTGCTCGGCGAGTTTTTCAAAACCCCTGTGGAGGAAGCCGGGGTTGACTATGGCCTTCTCAACCCTGCTGCCGTCCATTTTGAGGATTATGCTGAAGTTCTCGGTGGCCATGTGCTGCGGACCGAAGAACAGCTCGTAGGTATCCTTGTCTATGGGGTGAAGGTACATGTCGTGGGCCTTTGCCTCTTCCCTAAGCTCCTTCGGGACTTCCAAATTAGTCATGATCATCACCTCATATCACATAGTTGGTCTTGCTCTCGTCGTACCTGTCAAAGTCCTCTCCGTATATCGTCTTGACGTAGCCGAGCGTGTTGAAGTCCTTTCTGAATGGGTGCTTCTCGTACTCCCTTGGCTCCAGGATGAACGGACCGAGCCTCGGGTTGCCCTCGAATACTATGCCGAAGAACTCGTGTGCTTCCCTCTCGTAGGTTTCGGCGACCGGCCAGATGTCCATGACGGTCGGCATCTTTGCGTTTTCTCGGGGTATCCTCGTTCTCACG contains:
- a CDS encoding NADH-quinone oxidoreductase subunit D, giving the protein MTNLEVPKELREEAKAHDMYLHPIDKDTYELFFGPQHMATENFSIILKMDGSRVEKAIVNPGFLHRGFEKLAEQRPYFTNIALLLRICVPESDVPENIYSMAVDEIVGWEVPERAQWIRTVVLEMARMSAWMFWIMGFGNEIGLYTAGQWAAAYRERFMRLFEELTGGRVYHIYTVPGGVRRDIPGDKWLRQLRDTVEYLKGKLKDFDEILFDNYITFERTEGVGVMDKRFALKHAVTGPNLRAVGVPYDVRKDDPYLLYPELEFEVPVLREGDSLARVLVRRYEMEQDLYILEQLLDMGPPSGPYMVKDARLKALPRFKPPKGDAYAHVESTKGDFGAYVVSDGTHKPYRVHIRGPSQSHGVTVLEELLKGARLADVPVILKTLDNCPPDIDR